In Leptodesmis sichuanensis A121, the following are encoded in one genomic region:
- a CDS encoding J domain-containing protein — protein sequence MSFQIDRGLFQFDFADHHAVLGVPIDADTQTIRKRYLKIARRLHPDSCASESEEDRQRASQFLSKLVNPAWEQLSQEKERVEYDLLLKLKGQQASRQSSGELSTLGKELSTASNPEHFYHTSLKGLADRQYEHLDQVLEITGQISELNMVYLMRKEGQSTVGASEPKKAIYTGSNLPDSSQSSVRPATRPAPQPQVRRESIADQYYRRAEGYASKNNFAQAVLELRDALQIEPRNSRCHALLGMVYLKQNQTTMAKIHFNKALEIEPENAMANQGKQRLEQVQKASGRASDAAATSARAASQKPATKPNQSGNQSGGGLFGLFGGKKK from the coding sequence ATGTCTTTCCAAATTGATCGCGGGTTATTTCAATTCGATTTTGCAGACCACCACGCCGTTTTGGGGGTGCCGATCGATGCAGATACACAAACGATTCGGAAGCGATACCTGAAAATCGCTCGTCGATTACACCCGGACAGTTGTGCCTCCGAGAGTGAGGAAGATAGGCAACGGGCCAGCCAATTTCTTTCTAAACTGGTCAATCCGGCCTGGGAGCAATTGTCTCAGGAGAAAGAGAGAGTCGAATACGATTTACTACTGAAACTAAAGGGGCAGCAGGCCAGTCGGCAAAGTAGTGGTGAACTCAGTACGCTAGGCAAAGAATTATCGACAGCCAGCAATCCCGAGCATTTCTACCACACCTCCCTGAAGGGATTAGCCGACAGGCAATATGAACACCTGGATCAGGTGCTGGAGATTACCGGACAGATCAGTGAACTGAATATGGTCTACCTGATGCGAAAGGAAGGCCAGAGCACGGTGGGAGCCAGTGAACCGAAGAAGGCCATTTATACAGGCAGCAATCTTCCCGATTCGTCTCAATCTTCAGTTAGACCCGCCACTCGTCCGGCTCCGCAACCTCAAGTACGCCGAGAAAGTATCGCTGATCAATACTATCGGCGAGCGGAAGGATATGCCTCCAAAAATAATTTTGCTCAGGCGGTACTGGAACTGCGGGATGCGCTGCAGATTGAGCCTCGCAATAGTCGCTGCCATGCTTTGCTGGGGATGGTTTATCTAAAACAGAATCAGACAACGATGGCAAAAATCCACTTTAATAAAGCACTGGAAATTGAGCCCGAAAATGCCATGGCTAATCAGGGGAAACAACGGTTAGAGCAGGTTCAAAAAGCGAGTGGTAGAGCCAGTGATGCAGCGGCAACGAGCGCCAGGGCTGCCTCGCAAAAACCAGCGACTAAACCAAACCAATCCGGCAATCAATCTGGTGGCGGTTTATTTGGCCTATTTGGTGGAAAGAAGAAGTAA
- a CDS encoding indolepyruvate ferredoxin oxidoreductase subunit alpha: protein MPHTIVTETCEGIADCVDACPVACIHPGPGKNMKGTDWYWIDFTTCIDCGICLQVCPIEGAIVPEERPDLQKTPE from the coding sequence ATGCCACATACAATCGTGACTGAAACCTGTGAAGGTATTGCGGATTGCGTTGATGCTTGCCCGGTTGCCTGCATCCATCCCGGCCCTGGTAAGAACATGAAAGGAACTGACTGGTACTGGATTGACTTCACCACCTGTATCGATTGCGGTATCTGCTTGCAGGTGTGTCCCATCGAAGGGGCGATCGTCCCCGAAGAGCGCCCCGACCTGCAGAAAACACCGGAATAG
- a CDS encoding inositol monophosphatase family protein, whose product MTSISTTDLQIFLDVATEAVLAAGTVLQDFLGKLDEIEEKGRPGDLVTVADRTAETVILDILKRHTPDHRILTEETGSLGNLNSDLMWAIDPLDGTTNYAHQYPVSAVSVGLMIHGEPAVGAIYDPFRQELFRAAIGLGATRNRRPIHVSSTSELSKSLLVTGFAYDRHQTRDTNYAEFCYLTHLTQGVRRSGSAAMDLAYTACGRFDGYWERGLSPWDMTAGIVILREAGGQVTAYDGSPFQMPTGRILATNGSIHTQLSQALQEVPPLGRWDEG is encoded by the coding sequence ATGACTTCTATATCAACAACTGACCTGCAGATTTTCCTGGACGTGGCTACAGAGGCAGTACTGGCCGCAGGCACGGTGCTCCAGGATTTTTTAGGGAAATTAGATGAGATTGAAGAAAAAGGTCGTCCGGGCGATCTGGTCACGGTGGCCGATCGCACGGCTGAAACCGTGATTCTGGACATTCTCAAGCGGCACACGCCCGATCATCGGATTTTGACTGAGGAGACTGGATCCCTGGGTAATCTAAACAGTGATTTGATGTGGGCGATCGATCCACTGGATGGAACGACCAATTATGCCCACCAGTATCCCGTTTCTGCCGTTTCAGTCGGCCTCATGATTCATGGAGAACCTGCCGTGGGTGCCATCTACGATCCCTTTCGTCAAGAGTTATTTCGGGCCGCGATCGGGCTAGGGGCAACTCGCAATCGCCGTCCAATTCACGTATCCAGCACCTCGGAACTGAGCAAGAGCTTGTTGGTAACTGGGTTTGCTTACGATCGCCATCAAACCCGCGATACTAACTATGCAGAATTTTGTTATCTGACCCATCTGACTCAAGGAGTGAGACGCAGTGGTTCTGCCGCCATGGATCTGGCATACACCGCTTGTGGCCGCTTTGATGGCTACTGGGAACGGGGCTTGTCTCCCTGGGATATGACGGCAGGCATTGTAATTTTGCGGGAAGCAGGAGGACAGGTCACAGCTTATGATGGCAGTCCTTTTCAGATGCCCACAGGACGGATTCTAGCCACCAATGGCTCCATCCATACCCAATTGAGTCAGGCATTGCAGGAGGTACCGCCGTTAGGGAGATGGGATGAGGGGTAG
- a CDS encoding pentapeptide repeat-containing protein yields the protein MKAIVLPIIATLAALSLPLVAKAENPAHVKQLLETGACAGCDLVGANLQAAHLIGADLRNANLEGANLTYANLEGADLTGANLKNADMTSSFATNAVFNNANMSGVNLANARMINAETFGANLTNINIAGSDIYGSGISVGGER from the coding sequence ATGAAAGCTATTGTTCTTCCTATTATCGCCACGCTAGCAGCCCTGTCGCTGCCCTTGGTGGCAAAAGCCGAGAACCCCGCCCATGTGAAGCAACTTTTGGAGACAGGGGCCTGCGCTGGATGTGACCTGGTTGGAGCCAATTTACAAGCAGCCCACCTGATTGGGGCCGATTTGAGAAATGCCAACCTGGAAGGTGCCAATCTGACTTACGCCAATTTAGAAGGGGCAGACTTGACAGGTGCAAATTTGAAGAATGCCGATATGACTAGCTCCTTTGCCACGAATGCTGTGTTCAATAATGCCAATATGAGCGGTGTCAATTTGGCTAATGCTCGCATGATTAACGCCGAAACTTTTGGTGCGAACTTAACGAATATCAACATCGCTGGCTCAGACATTTATGGCAGTGGCATTAGTGTGGGTGGCGAACGATAG
- a CDS encoding C39 family peptidase, with amino-acid sequence MYAKVLRTTIAKQSTAQAKTLAPQFKIELKPGTYEILKWEFAPNGHQRVTFKNKIAGYQTWLLWGDDVECEGESKQINLKVPYYSQRDNQEQWWRTCSTSSHAMTLNFLKPGSVASDDDYFQKHVKPYGDSTDWAVHTNALKRFGIGSVYRQNLDFTDLEKSLELGYPVIIGVLHHGPVTAPSGGGHIIVIVGMDKAKGVFYANDPWGAGFSYTNTNGANVAYPINPSLDRRWLVDGPKTGWGRLITAINGKSTGLG; translated from the coding sequence ATGTATGCCAAAGTTTTGAGAACCACGATCGCGAAACAATCCACAGCTCAGGCTAAAACCCTGGCACCGCAATTTAAGATCGAGTTAAAGCCTGGAACTTACGAGATTCTCAAGTGGGAGTTTGCCCCCAATGGGCATCAAAGAGTCACCTTTAAGAACAAAATTGCGGGCTACCAGACCTGGTTGCTGTGGGGTGATGATGTTGAGTGTGAGGGGGAATCGAAGCAAATTAACCTGAAAGTGCCGTATTACTCGCAGCGAGATAATCAGGAACAATGGTGGCGGACGTGCAGTACGAGCAGTCACGCCATGACACTCAACTTTTTGAAACCAGGAAGTGTTGCCTCCGATGATGACTATTTTCAAAAACACGTGAAGCCCTATGGTGACTCTACCGATTGGGCCGTTCATACGAATGCCTTGAAGCGATTTGGCATTGGTTCAGTCTATCGACAAAATCTGGATTTTACCGATTTGGAGAAGTCATTAGAGTTGGGCTACCCGGTGATTATTGGGGTTTTACATCATGGCCCGGTGACGGCTCCTTCTGGAGGTGGTCACATCATTGTGATCGTGGGCATGGATAAAGCCAAAGGGGTGTTCTATGCCAATGATCCCTGGGGAGCGGGTTTCAGCTATACCAACACGAATGGGGCGAATGTGGCATACCCCATTAATCCCTCCTTAGACCGCCGCTGGTTAGTAGATGGCCCAAAAACTGGATGGGGCCGACTGATTACCGCCATTAATGGAAAATCAACAGGTCTGGGCTAA
- the rfbD gene encoding dTDP-4-dehydrorhamnose reductase, whose amino-acid sequence MTRILLTGANGQVGEELRQTLTPLGSVTAIDRTSWDLAQPEAILSIIEEVQPTLIVNAAAYTAVDKAESEPELALLVNGKAPGILAAAAEKTGAGLIHISTDYVFDGNNSRPYLESDPTNPLGEYGKSKLAGEEAIRSTCPNHMIIRTAWVYGVRGKGNFVKTMLRLGAQREELRVVTDQIGAPTWARDLAIAIAQLAPQLSADTAGTYHYTNSGVCSWYDFAIAIFEEAKTLGFPLQVQRVTPIATEEYPTPATRPPFSVLSLRKTSALLGGPPPYWRHSLRKMLAELQQTQP is encoded by the coding sequence ATGACACGCATCCTATTAACAGGCGCGAACGGACAGGTCGGGGAAGAACTCCGGCAAACTCTCACTCCTTTGGGATCCGTCACCGCGATCGATCGCACAAGCTGGGATCTTGCCCAACCAGAAGCCATCTTAAGCATCATTGAGGAGGTTCAGCCCACGTTAATTGTGAATGCGGCAGCTTATACCGCCGTAGACAAAGCAGAAAGTGAGCCTGAGTTAGCCTTGCTGGTCAACGGTAAAGCTCCGGGCATCCTGGCTGCAGCGGCTGAAAAAACGGGGGCAGGACTGATTCATATTTCGACGGACTATGTATTCGACGGCAACAACAGTCGTCCCTATCTGGAAAGTGATCCGACCAACCCGCTGGGGGAATACGGTAAATCAAAATTGGCAGGAGAAGAGGCGATTCGATCGACCTGCCCCAATCACATGATTATTCGCACTGCCTGGGTGTATGGGGTACGGGGAAAAGGAAACTTTGTAAAGACTATGCTGCGGCTGGGTGCCCAACGGGAAGAACTGCGGGTCGTGACCGATCAAATTGGTGCTCCTACTTGGGCCAGGGATCTGGCGATCGCGATCGCTCAACTCGCCCCTCAACTCAGTGCCGACACAGCAGGCACTTATCACTACACCAACAGCGGCGTGTGTAGCTGGTACGATTTTGCGATCGCCATCTTTGAAGAAGCTAAAACCTTGGGGTTTCCGCTACAAGTTCAACGAGTCACTCCGATTGCGACGGAAGAATATCCGACTCCCGCTACCCGCCCCCCATTCTCAGTGTTGTCTTTACGCAAAACTTCTGCTCTGTTAGGTGGCCCTCCCCCCTATTGGCGGCACAGCTTACGAAAAATGCTGGCTGAATTGCAACAAACGCAACCCTGA
- a CDS encoding TM0106 family RecB-like putative nuclease, protein MLIDAEQLIHYQRCRRRAFLDVHGDLSQRDAPNEYLLKLIQDSRANHRSVLFNQIFSQPEYPANDWEAGARATLELMQQGVDRIYQGVLLSEGDAGATFKSVPDLLVKQPGQSNFGDWLYVPMDIKLGKRPKLEYQVVTAFHTYVLAQVQGAWPEAAWLMLRERGVYSVDLWEVLPRMQEILDDCVQMLLQQEEPEVFIARSRCSLCHWLSHCHTLAQMDHHLSLLPGVTPSRYLQLQDLNLVTVKSLAEANPADLEPLPGFGRETAYKLVRQARSTLHNRALLIEEGLIPSEKSAGSNLVELPIYPPAEVLISAEIPTAPVELYFDIEAEPSMNVAYLHGVLVVDRVANSQVFHPLLAEKPADEILVWQEFLDLTARYPNAPIFHFCPYEVQTVERLAKLYGTPSHRIKPLLNRFVDLHERVTRLVTLPVESYALKPIARWLGFDWRDPSANGAQSICWYSQWLSTGDRTHLNSIVIYNEDDCRATHRIKDWLVGFLMESTSEHRAELA, encoded by the coding sequence ATGCTGATAGATGCCGAGCAGTTAATTCACTACCAACGCTGCCGTCGCAGAGCTTTTTTGGATGTGCATGGGGATCTCTCGCAACGAGATGCCCCCAATGAATATCTCTTGAAATTAATTCAGGATAGTCGAGCCAATCATCGCTCTGTCCTATTCAACCAGATCTTCAGTCAGCCTGAGTATCCTGCAAATGATTGGGAAGCAGGAGCACGGGCAACTTTGGAATTGATGCAGCAGGGGGTAGACCGGATCTATCAGGGCGTTTTGTTGAGCGAAGGAGACGCAGGAGCCACCTTCAAAAGTGTGCCAGATTTGTTGGTCAAACAGCCCGGTCAGTCCAATTTTGGTGACTGGTTGTATGTACCAATGGACATCAAACTGGGCAAACGTCCCAAGCTCGAATATCAGGTGGTCACCGCTTTTCACACGTATGTTCTGGCTCAGGTACAGGGGGCTTGGCCGGAGGCGGCCTGGTTAATGCTCAGGGAACGGGGAGTTTATTCAGTCGATCTGTGGGAGGTATTGCCCCGGATGCAAGAGATTCTGGATGACTGTGTGCAAATGTTGTTGCAGCAGGAGGAGCCAGAAGTCTTCATTGCCCGTAGCCGTTGCAGTCTTTGTCACTGGCTCAGCCATTGCCACACACTCGCCCAAATGGATCACCATCTGTCGTTGCTTCCCGGAGTCACCCCCAGCCGCTATTTACAACTGCAAGACCTGAATTTAGTCACGGTTAAATCTCTGGCTGAAGCAAATCCTGCCGATCTGGAGCCGCTGCCAGGATTTGGTCGGGAAACGGCATATAAACTGGTGCGACAGGCGCGATCTACTCTGCATAATCGCGCCTTGTTGATTGAAGAGGGGTTGATTCCATCTGAGAAATCGGCTGGTAGTAATCTTGTGGAACTGCCTATTTATCCCCCTGCTGAGGTGTTAATCTCAGCCGAGATTCCGACCGCTCCTGTGGAACTGTATTTTGACATTGAAGCCGAACCCAGCATGAATGTGGCTTACTTGCATGGGGTTTTGGTTGTAGATCGGGTGGCGAATTCTCAGGTGTTTCATCCTTTGCTAGCTGAGAAACCAGCCGATGAAATTCTGGTCTGGCAAGAGTTTCTGGATCTGACCGCTCGCTATCCCAATGCGCCCATCTTTCACTTTTGTCCTTACGAAGTGCAAACTGTAGAGCGCTTGGCCAAACTCTACGGTACCCCCTCTCACCGGATCAAACCCTTGCTGAATCGCTTTGTTGATTTACATGAGCGAGTCACTCGGCTGGTTACATTACCCGTGGAAAGTTACGCCCTGAAACCGATCGCCCGCTGGTTAGGGTTTGATTGGCGAGATCCATCTGCTAACGGTGCTCAGTCCATCTGCTGGTACTCCCAATGGTTAAGCACGGGCGATCGGACTCACCTCAACTCCATCGTGATCTACAACGAAGACGACTGCCGAGCGACCCACCGCATTAAAGATTGGCTGGTGGGTTTTTTAATGGAAAGTACCTCAGAACACAGGGCTGAACTGGCGTGA
- a CDS encoding ATP phosphoribosyltransferase regulatory subunit — MVYQSPVGARDLLPLDVVQKRWIEERLQQVFRRWGYHRIITSSLERLDTLMAGGAIQPSTVLRVQSSEDEDLGLRPELTASIARTVVTRMAGVTHPLRLYYNANVFRRAQDNSHNRQQEFYQAGVELLGVGGLLADAETLLLIMDCLQTLGLQQWSIVLGDAGLTRSLLSPFPESLQAKVRTAIANLDRVALETLPMSDELRDRSLLLLDLRGEPETVLQRVASLDLKPAQRASLNNLKSLIELLSTTHPTPHTPHPTPHTLLLDLSLIQSLDYYTGIVFEVVSHPPSGIQVLGQGGRYDQLLGLYDPQGKTYPGIGFALHIEHLHQVLLSTGQLPQQPPNSDWLIVPETAQAYPAALAYAQNLRMTNDHLRVELELGSRTPSEVYDYARHRLIPQIAWIQDSGEAKVERV, encoded by the coding sequence ATGGTTTATCAGTCTCCCGTTGGAGCCAGGGATTTGCTGCCCCTGGATGTAGTGCAAAAGCGTTGGATCGAAGAGCGGTTGCAGCAGGTGTTTCGGCGATGGGGGTATCACCGAATCATTACCTCGTCTCTAGAACGGTTGGATACGTTGATGGCTGGGGGGGCCATTCAACCCTCTACGGTTCTGCGGGTACAAAGTTCTGAGGACGAAGATCTGGGGTTACGCCCTGAATTAACCGCATCGATCGCCCGCACTGTTGTCACCCGCATGGCCGGAGTCACTCATCCCCTGCGACTCTATTACAACGCCAATGTCTTTCGTCGCGCTCAGGACAATAGCCACAATCGGCAGCAAGAGTTCTACCAGGCGGGGGTAGAGTTGTTGGGTGTTGGCGGGTTACTGGCCGACGCAGAAACGCTACTGCTGATCATGGACTGTCTGCAAACCCTCGGCCTGCAGCAATGGTCGATCGTCCTGGGAGATGCCGGACTGACGCGATCGCTGCTTTCCCCCTTCCCCGAATCCCTGCAAGCCAAAGTTCGCACTGCGATCGCCAACCTGGATCGCGTTGCCCTGGAAACTTTGCCGATGAGCGACGAACTGCGCGATCGATCACTCCTGTTGCTTGATCTAAGGGGAGAACCCGAAACCGTCCTGCAACGAGTCGCCAGTCTAGACTTAAAACCCGCCCAACGAGCCTCCCTCAACAACCTCAAATCTCTCATCGAACTTCTATCCACCACCCATCCCACACCCCACACCCCACACCCCACACCCCACACCCTTTTGCTCGACCTTAGCCTGATCCAGTCCCTCGATTACTACACTGGAATTGTCTTTGAAGTCGTCAGCCATCCCCCCTCTGGCATTCAGGTTTTAGGACAGGGGGGGCGCTATGACCAACTACTGGGCCTCTACGATCCCCAGGGAAAAACCTATCCTGGTATTGGCTTTGCCCTGCATATTGAGCATTTGCATCAGGTACTGCTGTCCACAGGCCAACTACCCCAACAACCCCCCAACAGTGATTGGTTGATTGTTCCCGAAACGGCTCAAGCCTATCCTGCGGCCCTGGCCTACGCTCAGAATCTGCGGATGACCAACGACCACTTACGAGTGGAACTGGAACTGGGAAGCCGCACCCCTAGCGAAGTGTATGACTATGCTCGCCACCGCCTCATCCCTCAAATTGCCTGGATTCAGGACAGCGGCGAAGCGAAGGTGGAAAGAGTATAG
- a CDS encoding ABC transporter ATP-binding protein — MSASSPLLEVQDVYAGYVKDLDILQGINFRIAPGELVAVIGPNGAGKSTLAKTIFGLLTPHQGTIVFQGQNIVGLKSDQIVQRGMGYVPQISNVFRSLTVEENLEMGAFVLDQPLQSLKESVFSRFPRLADRRKQRAGTLSGGERQMLAMGKALMLKPSLLLLDEPSAALSPILVNSVFEQIREINQSGTAIVLVEQNARKALEMADRGYVLEAGRDRFEGRGIDLLNDPKVGELYLGAAKAR, encoded by the coding sequence ATGTCTGCCTCCTCTCCACTGCTCGAAGTCCAGGATGTATATGCCGGGTATGTGAAAGACCTGGATATTTTACAAGGGATTAACTTTCGGATTGCGCCGGGGGAATTAGTAGCCGTAATTGGCCCCAATGGAGCCGGAAAATCCACTCTGGCAAAGACGATTTTTGGCCTGCTGACTCCCCACCAGGGCACCATTGTCTTTCAGGGACAAAACATTGTGGGATTGAAGTCAGATCAGATCGTGCAACGGGGCATGGGCTACGTGCCGCAGATCTCCAACGTGTTTCGCTCCCTGACGGTAGAAGAAAATCTGGAAATGGGAGCCTTTGTGCTGGATCAGCCACTGCAATCTTTGAAGGAGAGTGTGTTTTCCCGCTTTCCCAGATTGGCCGATCGCCGCAAACAACGGGCAGGCACTCTTTCGGGAGGAGAACGGCAAATGCTGGCAATGGGTAAAGCCCTGATGCTGAAGCCCTCCCTGCTGTTATTAGATGAACCCTCAGCGGCTCTCTCCCCCATTCTGGTCAACAGCGTGTTTGAGCAAATCCGGGAGATTAACCAAAGCGGCACCGCGATCGTGTTGGTAGAACAGAATGCCCGCAAAGCATTGGAAATGGCCGATCGCGGCTATGTCCTGGAAGCGGGGCGCGATCGCTTCGAGGGACGGGGAATTGACCTGCTCAACGATCCAAAGGTAGGCGAGCTTTACCTGGGAGCAGCTAAAGCTCGCTGA
- a CDS encoding aminotransferase class V-fold PLP-dependent enzyme yields the protein MGISPPQLSLETFRQQFPALQNKAYFNYGGQGPMSQAVLEAIVQSYRILQQVGPFSGAAYTWTVQETEQTRQAIAQELGATPNTITLTEDVTVGCNIALWGIDWRIGDHLLLTDCEHPGIMAAAQELERRFGIEVSTCPLQATLNQGDPVAVVASHLKPNTRLVVLSHILWNTGQVLPLAEIVAACHSYSNTRPVRVLVDAAQSVGVLPLNLTELQPDFYAFTGHKWWCGPEGLGGLYVHPAALDSLNPTFIGWRGITKDRKGFPTGWKPGGERYEIATSAYPLYTGLRQAIALHHEWGTAQQRYDRICHLSHYLWQRLTEIPEVHCLRSSPPQAGLVSFQLPNQSHHQLVQFLESRHIMLRTILDPDCVRACVHYFTLESEIDQLIEAIQQFPRK from the coding sequence ATGGGCATTTCTCCCCCTCAGCTTTCTTTAGAAACCTTTCGACAGCAGTTTCCGGCTTTGCAAAACAAGGCTTACTTTAACTACGGAGGGCAGGGGCCAATGTCCCAGGCAGTGCTGGAGGCGATCGTTCAGTCCTACCGCATACTTCAGCAAGTGGGGCCATTTTCAGGAGCAGCCTATACCTGGACCGTGCAGGAAACCGAGCAAACCCGGCAGGCGATCGCTCAGGAATTGGGCGCAACTCCCAACACCATTACCCTGACAGAAGATGTCACCGTGGGCTGTAACATTGCGCTCTGGGGCATCGACTGGCGAATCGGCGATCATTTATTACTGACCGACTGTGAACACCCTGGCATTATGGCTGCCGCTCAAGAACTAGAACGGCGCTTTGGGATTGAAGTTTCTACCTGTCCTCTGCAAGCCACCTTGAATCAGGGCGATCCAGTGGCGGTAGTTGCCAGTCATCTAAAACCCAACACCCGTTTAGTGGTCCTCAGTCACATTCTCTGGAATACGGGACAGGTGTTGCCGCTGGCTGAAATCGTGGCGGCCTGTCATAGCTACTCCAATACTCGTCCGGTGCGGGTGCTAGTGGATGCAGCCCAATCAGTCGGAGTCCTGCCCCTCAACTTAACTGAATTGCAGCCTGACTTTTACGCCTTCACCGGACACAAATGGTGGTGTGGCCCCGAAGGTTTGGGTGGGTTATATGTGCATCCGGCAGCATTGGACAGCCTCAATCCCACTTTCATCGGGTGGCGGGGAATTACCAAAGACCGCAAAGGATTTCCGACTGGATGGAAGCCCGGAGGAGAGCGTTACGAAATTGCGACCTCGGCCTATCCTCTCTATACGGGGCTGCGGCAGGCGATCGCCCTGCATCACGAATGGGGCACGGCGCAACAACGCTATGACCGGATTTGCCATCTGAGCCACTATCTCTGGCAGCGGTTAACAGAAATTCCTGAGGTCCATTGCCTGCGATCGTCCCCCCCGCAAGCCGGATTAGTCTCCTTCCAGTTACCGAATCAATCCCACCACCAATTAGTCCAGTTCCTGGAAAGCCGTCATATCATGCTGCGTACTATCCTCGATCCAGACTGTGTGCGAGCCTGTGTCCACTACTTCACCCTGGAATCCGAAATTGATCAACTGATCGAAGCTATCCAACAATTTCCTAGAAAGTAA